One region of Ananas comosus cultivar F153 linkage group 9, ASM154086v1, whole genome shotgun sequence genomic DNA includes:
- the LOC109714975 gene encoding probable serine/threonine-protein kinase PBL19: MGCFYCSKEKYKNKRKSNGLCEKRLRNLRAFEFKELRDATDGFSRMLKIGEGGFGSVYKGFIKPANGKGDSIVVAVKKLNPNGLQGHKEWFAELQFLGVVEHPNLVKLIGYCAVDSERVVQRLLVYEFMSNKTLGDHLFNKAYPSLPWNIRLQIALGAAEGLLYLHEGLDIQVIYRDFKASNVLLDEKFKPKLSDFGLAREGPSAGNTHVSTAVLGTYGYADPDYVETGHLTVKSDVWSFGVVLYEILTGRRSFERNRPPNEQKLLEWVNQYPTDSKRFNRIIDVRLEKKYSLRAAREIAMLANCCLSKKARDRPKMREVVEGLKRAMTFEELDGEVETAEEDAPPCSDIERPSDEAVVAKSSTRRMIQLAKLSESADSILKRRFVIMKLAGNPT, encoded by the exons atggGCTGTTTCTATTGCTCAAAGGAGAAATACAAGAACAAGAGGAAATCTAATGGCCTTTGTGAGAAGAGATTGCGCAATTTGCGAGCATTCGAATTCAAGGAGCTCAGGGATGCTACTGATGGCTTCAGCAGGATGCTCAAGATTGGGGAAGGAGGGTTTGGGAGTGTGTATAAAGGTTTCATCAAGCCTGCTAATGGGAAAGGTGATAGCATTGTTGTGGCAGTGAAGAAACTCAACCCGAATGGCTTGCAG GGTCATAAAGAATGGTTTGCAGAACTTCAGTTCCTTGGTGTTGTTGAACATCCGAATCTCGTAAAGCTTATTGGATACTGTGCCGTGGATAGCGAAAGAGTGGTCCAAAGGCTGTTGGTGTACGAGTTTATGTCTAATAAGACCCTAGGAGATCATTTATTCAACAAAGCCTACCCTTCACTTCCATGGAACATAAGACTACAGATAGCATTGGGTGCTGCAGAGGGGTTGCTGTATCTGCACGAAGGACTAGATATCCAG GTTATATATCGTGATTTTAAAGCATCTAATGTGCTATTAGATGAGAAGTTCAAGCCAAAACTATCGGATTTCGGGTTAGCGAGGGAGGGACCGTCAGCAGGCAATACTCATGTATCCACTGCG GTACTAGGGACCTACGGCTACGCCGACCCGGATTATGTTGAAACCGGCCATCTCACTGTCAAAAGCGACGTCTGGAGCTTTGGAGTCGTATTATATGAGATCCTTACTGGCAGGCGCTCTTTTGAGAGAAACCGCCCACCAAACGAGCAGAAACTCTTAGAATGGGTGAATCAATATCCAACCGATAGTAAGCGCTTCAACAGGATCATTGATGTGAGGCTCGAAAAGAAGTACTCTTTGAGGGCGGCACGCGAAATAGCAATGCTGGCCAATTGTTGCCTCTCGAAGAAGGCGAGGGACCGGCCAAAGATGAGAGAGGTGGTGGAGGGTCTAAAAAGAGCCATGACATTTGAGGAGTTGGATGGGGAAGTGGAAACAGCTGAAGAGGATGCACCCCCTTGCAGTGATATCGAGAGGCCAAGCGACGAAGCCGTTGTTGCGAAATCGTCGACGAGGAGAATGATTCAACTTGCTAAGTTGAGTGAGAGTGCAGATTCCATTTTGAAGAGGAGGTTCGTGATAATGAAGCTGGCCGGAAATCCTACGTAG